A region of the Drosophila ananassae strain 14024-0371.13 chromosome XL, ASM1763931v2, whole genome shotgun sequence genome:
GCAGCTAAAAGTGAAAATCGGCCAGCAAGCTATCCCATGGTAGTCATGGTAGAACAAAAAACCACAATGGCACAGCCATGACAATAGTGGGTCCTCCACCACCCCACCAGGAGGACCTCCCTGTCCTGTCGCCATCCTCTCCCCCTCGTCGCCACATCGCTAGGACTCCCTTTTAATTTCGAAATGCCGCCAAACGCTGCCGCAAAATGTGAGTTATTAAAATTGTGGActatttgtttgcattttgcaattcCGTTCGCCGTTCGCCGCTTCTGCTGTTTCCAGTCGCCCATCATTCTATATTTTTTCGTCTATCTCCttcgttttttattgtttaaatgcttttttctttatttttttgcgtCCTAGCTGCCCCAGTTTCAGTTCCCAGTCTCGTTCTCTTCCGTTTTGTTCGCAGGCAGTGAGCCTAAATATGTTTTATGTTCTCCGCCGTCGAATGCCGAACGAACGCTGCCGTGCAAATAAAGGACTCTGTGACAACGAACCAGATCACAGTGATGCCAGATCGTGCGATTTTTCATGTTCAGACTTGAAATTTTCGTGTTCAGACTTGTTTTTTTCATGTTAAGACTTAAACACATAACAGTGATGCCAGATCGTGAGTTTTTCATGCTAAGACATGCTTATGTTATGTTTAGACTCTCTTTTTTCATGTCTAGACTTGTGCCAGATCACAGTGATGCCAGATTGTGCTTTTTTCGTGTTCGGACTTGCATTTTTCATGCTAAGACTCGAATTTATCATGTCTAGGCTTGCATTCTTCATGTTTAGACTTGTATGACGCCGAACCATATCACAGTGATGCCAGATTGTGCGTTTTTTATGCTAAGACTTGAATTTTTCATGTTCAGACTTGCTTTTTCCATGTCAATACTGGCATTTATCAAGTCTACGCTTGTAGGACGCTGAACCAGATCATAGTGATGCCAGATCGTTCTATTTTCGTGTTCAGAATTAAATTTTTCATGTTCAGGCGTGCCTTTTTCGTGTATAGACTTAAATTTCGGTCAGTATATCTGTCCCAAGTAATCCATGACTgaaattgtttgattttttccaACTTTTTCCCTCCCAAGTAGGCCCTGACTGGAACTGTCAAACTTAAGAGCCAGATCCCTAGCCCCTTCCCAGTCATTCAACACCCGCACTCCGAGCAGTGAGGTCGTTTTAAAATTTAGTCCAGTATATTTGGTGAAAATCCAAAAATTATCCCCTGTTTTTGTTTCATAAGCACTTTTCTGGTATTATTTTCGAACTGGGAACATGGAATTCCAATCGCTCTTGGATACAATGAAAAAATCATCTGCCAGGACCCGTAACTCCTCGAGGACCTGCAAGCGAGGACCTGCCGCAGAGAAGCGATCGAAGCACAAGAACAAGAAGGAAGTCCGAGTGGCGAAGAAGCAGAAAGCCAAGGCTCCCATAAAGAAGACGAAGACGAACCGGAAGGTCTGCGCCAAACAGGGCAAGAGTGGAAAGAAATTGAAGTCGATTCTGAAGTGTGGGGGTCAGCGTGGAAAGGTGAAGAATACACGTGAGTTCTAGGGATCCAAGGATCTATAgatctaaaattttaatatttattatcctttttccAGAATGCCGCGTCCGCTTCGCTGGCTGCATGTGCGCGGAAGGCAAGGCCGCAGGACAGGCGATCTGCCTGCAGTGTTTGGGGAATATCTGTGATCTGGTCAGAGCCGGGGTGACGCCCAGTGAGATGGAGATGGTACTTCGCCATAGGTACCACAAGTGGCACACATAGGCGCATCAGAACACAAGACACTTTCTCTTAGTAATAGGTATTAGATTAGTTTCAAAATTGTTagttttcgaatttttttttattttttttttggtaaaaagtcgccttttttttctaaattttaaataaattttgattgaaaatggaGACAGTGTGGTGGGAAGTAAAGCTACAAGTGGTGGTGGATGGTGGAAGGTGATGGCAACTCTGGTCATGTCGCTTAAACGTTTTGGTTGACAACCCGTCAACCCGTCGCTGTCTGGATTTTGGTGCCTGGCCCCTCTGGCTCCTGCCTGACTTCTAATGgcaggacacacacacatgtccTTCGCACAAGTCTCTGCATGCCTGTGCATGtctgtgcgtgtgtgtgctTGTCCGAGCATTCATTATTGCTCTCCCTCATCTCTATTCCACGTTCGTAactgtatctgtgtatctgtatctgtatctgtatctgtatcttcctggtgctgctgctgttgcattgTGGcacttattaaaaattttctggtattttttctTGGGTTTTTGTTTCATCCCAGGGTCGGGTCTTTGTCTGCCCCAAGGGTTGAAGGATGTAACAGTGCggtgtgtgtggtgtggtgtgtAGTGTGTGTGCTGTGGTGTGGCATGGAGCTAGAACGGAAtcttcttttgtttatttatctttttgcTCGGCTTCGAATAACAAATCATTTTGGCTTTACACATATTATGCGGCACCCCCCCTTCCTTGCCACTATATccttttttctccttttttttctgtagCATCCATTGTGCAACGTACGGTTGCAGCCGTTGCAATTGACTCCACTTTTGTCAAACGTATTGTTTTAGTCCGACCCAGTCCACccactttgttttttttttaagccacAATCAGCCTACCACCCATCCCTCTACACTGAGAGAAGTTCTTCTAGTTTTtagtatttaaaatattatttttttgttttatatttttaagagaTTTGTGGCCCAAGTCTTCTCTGATCTCTCAACTATAGCATGCCCTTTGGGTTTAaaggttttaatatttttttttttatccttttccGCTCTGATCCTTTGGCGGTTTCCTCTGCCGCAGTCTCCTTTCCTTTCTGGTTTTattctttgcttttttttccccttttttttattgtttccaCAGATTGtcatagatacagatact
Encoded here:
- the LOC6504034 gene encoding uncharacterized protein LOC6504034, whose amino-acid sequence is MEFQSLLDTMKKSSARTRNSSRTCKRGPAAEKRSKHKNKKEVRVAKKQKAKAPIKKTKTNRKVCAKQGKSGKKLKSILKCGGQRGKVKNTQCRVRFAGCMCAEGKAAGQAICLQCLGNICDLVRAGVTPSEMEMVLRHRYHKWHT